The following are from one region of the Anaeropeptidivorans aminofermentans genome:
- a CDS encoding endonuclease VIII → MLELPETINISKQIEDNIAGKVIKQVLPPTKEHKFCWYSCEPAQYDSHIKKSKVQSAEGFGIYVEMIFDNGKRLCFNDGINIRLVKQEDVPKNYQLLIEFDDETALCFTVSMYGAIMLHDGNYDNEYYVKSRESISPFSDGFEAHYRSKLLEAKPNLSAKAFLATEQRFPGIGNGSLQDILFEAGIHPKRKIKTLSKIEEDKLYSSIISVLKKMTELGGRNTEKDIFGNKGGYEVKLSKNTLSSRCSLCGGQIVKETYMGGSIYYCPACQPV, encoded by the coding sequence ATGCTGGAACTGCCGGAAACAATCAATATATCAAAGCAGATAGAAGATAATATAGCTGGTAAAGTAATAAAGCAGGTTCTGCCCCCCACAAAGGAGCATAAATTTTGCTGGTATTCCTGCGAGCCTGCGCAGTACGATTCCCATATAAAGAAAAGCAAGGTTCAATCTGCCGAAGGCTTTGGCATTTATGTAGAGATGATTTTTGATAACGGAAAGCGGCTGTGCTTTAACGATGGAATTAATATAAGGCTTGTAAAACAAGAAGATGTACCTAAAAACTATCAGCTGTTAATAGAATTTGATGATGAAACGGCATTATGTTTTACAGTAAGTATGTATGGCGCCATTATGCTTCATGACGGAAACTACGACAATGAATATTATGTTAAAAGCAGAGAAAGCATTTCTCCTTTTTCAGACGGCTTTGAAGCCCATTATAGAAGTAAGCTTTTAGAAGCAAAACCGAATTTAAGCGCAAAAGCTTTTCTTGCCACGGAACAGCGGTTTCCGGGGATTGGAAACGGGTCTTTGCAGGATATTTTATTTGAGGCGGGAATCCATCCTAAAAGAAAAATTAAAACCTTAAGCAAGATTGAAGAGGATAAGCTGTATTCTTCTATTATCTCTGTACTTAAAAAGATGACGGAGCTTGGGGGAAGAAATACTGAAAAGGATATATTCGGAAATAAAGGAGGGTACGAAGTTAAATTATCTAAAAACACACTTTCTTCCAGATGCTCCCTTTGCGGAGGACAAATTGTAAAAGAAACTTATATGGGCGGCTCTATTTATTATTGCCCTGCATGCCAGCCCGTTTAA
- a CDS encoding RidA family protein, with product MNKEIIATKNAPGAIGPYSQGIKIGELIFTSGQLPVDPATGEMYTDVKKATAQALENVKAILEEAGSSMEKAVKVVVFLQDMTDFAEVNEVYGTYFTENPPARSCYQVAKLPKDAIIEIEAIATV from the coding sequence GGAGCCATCGGCCCTTATTCTCAGGGAATAAAAATAGGCGAACTTATTTTTACATCAGGTCAGCTTCCTGTAGACCCTGCTACGGGAGAAATGTATACAGACGTTAAAAAAGCGACCGCGCAGGCCCTTGAAAATGTGAAAGCTATCCTTGAAGAGGCCGGCTCAAGCATGGAAAAGGCTGTTAAAGTAGTTGTTTTCCTTCAGGATATGACTGATTTTGCCGAAGTTAACGAAGTATACGGTACTTATTTTACAGAAAATCCTCCTGCAAGAAGCTGCTATCAGGTAGCAAAGCTTCCTAAAGACGCTATTATAGAGATAGAGGCCATTGCCACAGTTTAA